A region from the Planctomycetota bacterium genome encodes:
- a CDS encoding S1 RNA-binding domain-containing protein, which produces MKRVAPPSLRGPLEDDLEADFAAAMEGIAVDDVLAKAPADKVEAPLEPGTRVSGTVVSFGPDTAFLDLGGRRQGALKLAGIEPVPEVGAVLELSVGGRNEEDGLYDVAPANRAVAVEDWSQLEAGMVVAARVTGANKGGLECDVAGLRGFMPASLVSTWRIENLEELVGQTLESLVTEIVPAARRLVLSRRAVIERQAADARTKLLESLAVGDVREGVVRSVRDFGAFVDIGDGVDGLVHVSQMSWDRVAKPEDFLQPGQKVRVVVKKIDAQTGKIGLSIRETAESPWKTAAERFPIGSTVRGAVTRIAQFGAFVRLAPGIEGLVHVSELAHRHVRSVGDVVKEGETVECRVMAVDPDEQRLSLSIKALAALAQPATAAAADEPEVEEEPPPPPVKQSNKPLKGGLGGGSAGDRFGLQ; this is translated from the coding sequence ATGAAGCGTGTCGCACCGCCGAGCCTCCGCGGGCCACTCGAAGACGACCTCGAAGCCGACTTCGCCGCCGCGATGGAGGGGATCGCGGTCGACGACGTCCTCGCCAAGGCTCCGGCCGACAAGGTCGAGGCGCCGCTCGAGCCGGGCACACGGGTCTCTGGAACGGTCGTCAGCTTCGGTCCCGACACGGCGTTTCTCGACCTCGGCGGACGGCGGCAGGGGGCGCTCAAGCTCGCCGGCATCGAACCGGTGCCCGAGGTGGGGGCCGTGCTCGAGCTCTCGGTCGGCGGCCGCAACGAGGAAGACGGGCTCTACGACGTCGCCCCCGCCAACCGTGCCGTCGCCGTCGAGGATTGGTCGCAACTCGAGGCGGGGATGGTCGTGGCCGCGCGCGTCACCGGCGCCAACAAGGGAGGCCTGGAGTGCGACGTCGCCGGGCTCCGGGGGTTCATGCCGGCGAGCCTGGTGAGCACTTGGCGGATCGAAAACCTCGAGGAGCTCGTCGGCCAGACACTCGAGTCGCTCGTCACCGAGATCGTCCCCGCCGCCCGGCGCCTCGTCCTTTCCCGCCGGGCGGTGATCGAGCGGCAGGCCGCCGACGCGCGGACGAAACTCCTCGAGAGCCTCGCGGTCGGTGACGTCCGCGAGGGAGTCGTGCGCAGCGTCCGCGATTTCGGCGCCTTCGTCGACATCGGCGACGGCGTCGACGGGCTGGTCCACGTCAGCCAGATGTCGTGGGACCGGGTCGCGAAGCCGGAGGATTTCCTCCAGCCCGGCCAGAAGGTCCGCGTCGTCGTCAAGAAGATCGACGCCCAGACGGGCAAGATCGGCCTCTCGATCCGCGAGACGGCCGAGAGCCCTTGGAAGACGGCGGCGGAGCGGTTTCCGATCGGGTCCACGGTGCGCGGCGCCGTGACGCGGATCGCCCAGTTCGGGGCGTTCGTGCGGCTCGCGCCGGGGATCGAGGGCTTGGTGCACGTCTCCGAGTTGGCCCACCGGCATGTCCGCAGTGTCGGCGACGTGGTCAAGGAGGGGGAGACGGTCGAATGCCGGGTGATGGCAGTCGATCCCGACGAGCAGCGCCTGTCGCTGTCGATCAAGGCGCTCGCGGCCCTGGCCCAGCCGGCTACGGCAGCGGCCGCCGACGAGCCGGAGGTCGAGGAAGAACCGCCCCCACCGCCGGTGAAGCAGTCGAACAAACCGCTCAAGGGGGGACTCGGCGGCGGCTCGGCCGGGGATCGCTTCGGTCTGCAGTAG